The Neofelis nebulosa isolate mNeoNeb1 chromosome X, mNeoNeb1.pri, whole genome shotgun sequence genome has a segment encoding these proteins:
- the IQSEC2 gene encoding IQ motif and SEC7 domain-containing protein 2 isoform X3 yields MEPSGRSSRSTASHTLHQYCCPTQVLDSMKLTPSGRLAESSVEGDAPGSDLSTAVDSPGSQPPYRLSQMPPTSSHMGGPPTGVGLPWAQRARLQPASVALRKQEEEEIKRSKALSDSYELSTDLQDKKVEMLERKYGGSFLSRRAARTIQTAFRQYRMNKNFERLRSSASESRMSRRIILSNMRMQFSFEEYEKAQNPAYFEGKPASLDEGAMAGARSHRLERGLPYGGSCGGGIDGGGSSVTTSGEFSNDITELEDSFSKQVKSLAESIDEALNCHPSGPMSEEPGSAQLEKRESKEQQEDSSATSFSDLPLYLDDPVPPPSPERLPSTEPPPQGRPEFWAPAPLPPVPPPVPPGTREDGAREEGTRRGPGCLECRDFRLRAAHLPLLTIEPPSDSSVDLSDRSDRGSVHRQLVYEADGCSPHGTLKHKGPPGRAPIPHRHYPAPEGPAPAPPGPLPPAPNSGTGPSGVAGGRRLGKCEAAGENSDGGDNESLESSSNSNETINCSSGSSSRDSLREPPATGLCKQTYQRETRHSWDSPAFNNDVVQRRHYRIGLNLFNKKPEKGIQYLIERGFLSDTPVGVAHFILERKGLSRQMIGEFLGNRQKQFNRDVLDCVVDEMDFSSMDLDDALRKFQSHIRVQGEAQKVERLIEAFSQRYCVCNPALVRQFRNPDTIFILAFAIILLNTDMYSPSVKAERKMKLDDFIKNLRGVDNGEDIPRDLLVGIYQRIQGRELRTNDDHVSQVQAVERMIVGKKPVLSLPHRRLVCCCQLYEVPDPNRPQRLGLHQREVFLFNDLLVVTKIFQKKKILVTYSFRQSFPLVEMHMQLFQNSYYQFGIKLLSAVPGGERKVLIIFNAPSLQDRLRFTSDLRESIAEVQEMEKYRVESELEKQKGMMRPNASQPGGAKDSVNGTLARSSLEDTYGAGDGLKRGALSSSLRDLSDAGKRGRRNSVGSLDSTIEGSVISSPRPHQRMPPPPPPPPPEEYKSQRPVSNSSSFLGSLFGSKRGKGPFQMPPPPTGQASASSSSASSTHHHHHHHHHGHSHGGLGVLPDGQSKLQALHAQYCQGPGPAPPPYLPPQQPPLPPPPQQPPPLPQLGSIPPPPASAPPVGPHRHFHAHGPVPGPQHYTLGRPGRAPRRGAGGHPQFAPHGRHPLHQPTSPLPLYSPAPQHPPAHKQGPKHFIFSHHPQMMPAAGATGGPGSRPPGGSYSHPHHPQSPLSPHSPIPPHPSYPPLPPPSPHTPHSPLPPTSPHGPLHASGPPGTANPPSANPKAKPSRISTVV; encoded by the exons TGTGGAGGGTGATGCCCCAGGCAGTGACCTGAGCACAGCGGTTGATAGTCCTGGGAGCCAACCCCCCTACCGGCTGAGCCAGATGCCCCCCACCAGCAGCCACATGGGGGGCCCCCCAACTGGGGTGGGCCTTCCCTGGGCTCAGCGAGCTCGCCTCCAGCCAGCCAGTGTCGCCCTGAGgaagcaagaggaggaggagataaAGCGCTCCAAGGCCCTATCGGACAGCTACGAACTCTCCACGGACCTGCAGGACAAGAAG GTGGAAATGCTGGAGAGGAAGTATGGGGGCTCCTTCCTGAGCCGCAGGGCCGCCAGGACCATCCAGACAGCCTTTCGCCAGTACCGCATGAACAAGAACTTTGAGCGGCTCCGCAGCTCGGCTTCAGAAAGCCGCATGTCCCGCCGCATCATTCTTTCCAATATGCGGATGCAGTTCTCCTTTGAGGAGTATGAGAAGGCACAGAACCCCGCGTACTTCGAGGGCAAGCCTGCCTCGCTGGACGAGGGTGCCATGGCTGGTGCCCGGAGCCACCGGCTTGAACGAGGGCTCCCATATGGAGGCTCCTGTGGAGGGGGCATCGATGGTGGGGGAAGCTCTGTCACCACATCTGGAGAGTTTTCCAATGACATCACAGAGCTCGAAGACTCCTTCTCCAAACAG GTAAAGTCTCTGGCTGAGTCCATTGATGAGGCCCTGAACTGCCACCCATCAGGGCCCATGTCTGAGGAGCCAGGGTCAGCCCAACTGGAGAAGCGAGAGTCAAAGGAACAGCAAGAGGACAGCTCAGCCACGTCCTTCAGTGACCTTCCCCTCTACTTGGATGACCCAGTTCCCCCACCATCCCCTGAGCGactgcctagcacagagcccccaccccagggccggCCTGAGTTCTGGGcgccagcccctctcccaccagTTCCTCCACCAGTGCCACCAGGGACCCGGGAAGACGGTGCCCGTGAGGAAGGCACTCGCAGGGGTCCTGGGTGCTTGGAGTGCCGGGATTTCCGGCTGCGGGCCGCCCACCTTCCCCTGCTTACCATTGAGCCTCCTAGTGACAGCTCCGTGGACCTGAGTGACCGCTCAGATCGCGGGTCTGTCCACCGCCAGCTGGTGTATGAGGCTGATGGCTGCAGCCCCCATGGGACCCTGAAGCACAAGGGGCCACCAGGCAGGGCCCCAATCCCACACCGCCACTACCCAGCCCCAGagggcccagccccagccccgccaGGGCCCCTGCCACCAGCCCCCAACAGTGGCACTGGGCCCAGTGGTGTGGCTGGGGGTCGGAGGTTGGGGAAGTGCGAGGCAGCAGGCGAGAACTCTGATGGTGGAGATAATGAGAGCCTGGAGAGCTCCAGCAATTCCAATGAGACCATCAACTGCAGCTCTGGCTCCTCTTCGAGGGACAGCCTGAGAGAGCCTCCAGCCACAGGCCTGTGCAAGCAGACTTACCAGCGGGAGACGAGGCACAGCTGGGACTCACCAGCCTTTAACAACGACGTGGTGCAGAGGCGGCACTACCGAATTGGCCTCAACCTCTTCAACAA GAAGCCAGAGAAGGGTATCCAGTATCTGATCGAGCGGGGCTTCCTGTCAGACACACCGGTGGGAGTGGCTCACTTTATCCTGGAACGGAAAGGCCTGAGCCGGCAGATGATAGGGGAATTCCTAGGGAACCGGCAGAAGCAGTTCAACAGAGATGTGTTGGA CTGTGTGGTGGATGAGATGGACTTCTCCTCCATGGATTTGGATGATGCACTCCGGAAGTTCCAATCCCATATCCGGGTCCAAGGCGAGGCCCAGAAAGTGGAGCGACTTATCGAAGCCTTCAG CCAGCGGTATTGTGTCTGTAACCCAGCCCTTGTGCGCCAGTTCCGGAACCCAGACACCATCTTCATCCTTGCTTTTGCTATCATCCTCCTCAATACCGACATGTACAGTCCCAGCGTCAAGGCTGAACGCAAGATGAAACTAGATGACTTCATCAAGAACCTGAGAG GGGTTGACAACGGTGAAGACATCCCCCGAGACCTCTTGGTGGGCATCTACCAGCGAATCCAGGGGCGTGAACTGCGGACCAATGATGACCATGTGTCCCAGGTGCAGGCCGTGGAGCGCATGATTGTTGGCAAGAAACCG GTCTTGTCTCTTCCTCACCGTCGACTGGTTTGCTGCTGTCAACTCTACGAGGTGCCAGATCCAAACCGCCCCCAGAGGCTAGGGTTGCATCAGCGGGAAGTCTTTCTCTTCAACGATCTCCTCGTG GTCACCAAAattttccagaagaagaagatcTTGGTGACGTACAGCTTCCGTCAGTCCTTTCCTCTGGTGGAAATGCACATGCAGCTCTTCCAGAATTCAT aCTACCAGTTTGGGATCAAGTTGCTGTCTGCAGTACCTGGCGGGGAGCGCAAAGTCCTCATCATCTTCAAtgcccccagcctccaggaccgGCTGCGCTTCACATCTGACTTGCGTGAGTCCATTGCCGAGGTGCAGGAGATGGAGAAATACCGCGTGGAGT CGGAGCTAGAGAAGCAGAAAGGTATGATGCGGCCTAATGCCTCACAGCCCGGAGGGGCCAAGGACTCAGTGAATGGCACGCTGGCCCGCAGCAGCCTGGAGGACACATATGGGGCAGGCGATGGGCTCAAACGGGGCGCACTCAGCAGTTCTCTGCGAGACCTCTCCGATGCAG GGAAGCGGGGGCGGCGTAACAGCGTGGGATCGCTGGACAGCACCATCGAA GGGTCTGTTATTAGCAGTCCACGCCCTCACCAGAGGATGccacctccgcccccacccccgccgccagAGGAGTACAAGAGCCAGAGACCGGTCTCCAACTCCTCATCTTTCCTGGGCTCCCTGTTTGGAAGCAAGCGGGGCAAGGGGCCCTTCCAGATGCCACCACCGCCAACAGGCCAGGCTTCTGCTTCCTCTTCATCTGCTTCttccacccaccaccaccaccaccaccaccaccatggtcACAGCCACGGTGGCCTGGGGGTGCTGCCTGATGGGCAGTccaagctccaggccctgcaTGCCCAGTATTGCCAAGgaccaggccccgccccgccaccctacctcccaccccagcaaccccctctccccccacctcctcagcagcccccgcccctgccccagctgGGTTCCATTCCACCACCTCCCGCCTCAGCCCCACCTGTGGGGCCACACCGCCACTTCCATGCCCATGGCCCAGTCCCAGGCCCCCAGCACTATACTTTGGGCCGGCCAGGCAGGGCTCCTAGACGGGGGGCTGGAGGACACCCTCAGTTTGCTCCACATGGCCGCCACCCCCTGCACCAGCCCACATCCCCATTGCCCCTGTACAGTCCTGCCCCCCAGCACCCTCCAGCCCACAAACAGGGCCCCAAGCACTTCATCTTCAGCCACCACCCACAGATGATGCCAGCAGCAGGGGCCACAGGGGGCCCTGGATCCCGGCCACCAGGAGGCTCCTATTCCCACCCTCACCACCCCCAGTCACCCTTGTCACCGCACTCACCCATTCCACCCCACCCTTcctacccacccctgccccccccctcaccccataCCCCACACTCAcccctgccacccacctccccccatgGCCCGCTGCACGCCTCTGGGCCCCCTGGCACAGCCAACCCACCCAGTGCAAACCCCAAGGCCAAGCCAAGCCGGATCAGCACCGTAGTCTGA
- the IQSEC2 gene encoding IQ motif and SEC7 domain-containing protein 2 isoform X4 produces MEPSGRSSSVEGDAPGSDLSTAVDSPGSQPPYRLSQMPPTSSHMGGPPTGVGLPWAQRARLQPASVALRKQEEEEIKRSKALSDSYELSTDLQDKKVEMLERKYGGSFLSRRAARTIQTAFRQYRMNKNFERLRSSASESRMSRRIILSNMRMQFSFEEYEKAQNPAYFEGKPASLDEGAMAGARSHRLERGLPYGGSCGGGIDGGGSSVTTSGEFSNDITELEDSFSKQVKSLAESIDEALNCHPSGPMSEEPGSAQLEKRESKEQQEDSSATSFSDLPLYLDDPVPPPSPERLPSTEPPPQGRPEFWAPAPLPPVPPPVPPGTREDGAREEGTRRGPGCLECRDFRLRAAHLPLLTIEPPSDSSVDLSDRSDRGSVHRQLVYEADGCSPHGTLKHKGPPGRAPIPHRHYPAPEGPAPAPPGPLPPAPNSGTGPSGVAGGRRLGKCEAAGENSDGGDNESLESSSNSNETINCSSGSSSRDSLREPPATGLCKQTYQRETRHSWDSPAFNNDVVQRRHYRIGLNLFNKKPEKGIQYLIERGFLSDTPVGVAHFILERKGLSRQMIGEFLGNRQKQFNRDVLDCVVDEMDFSSMDLDDALRKFQSHIRVQGEAQKVERLIEAFSQRYCVCNPALVRQFRNPDTIFILAFAIILLNTDMYSPSVKAERKMKLDDFIKNLRGVDNGEDIPRDLLVGIYQRIQGRELRTNDDHVSQVQAVERMIVGKKPVLSLPHRRLVCCCQLYEVPDPNRPQRLGLHQREVFLFNDLLVVTKIFQKKKILVTYSFRQSFPLVEMHMQLFQNSYYQFGIKLLSAVPGGERKVLIIFNAPSLQDRLRFTSDLRESIAEVQEMEKYRVESELEKQKGMMRPNASQPGGAKDSVNGTLARSSLEDTYGAGDGLKRGALSSSLRDLSDAGKRGRRNSVGSLDSTIEGSVISSPRPHQRMPPPPPPPPPEEYKSQRPVSNSSSFLGSLFGSKRGKGPFQMPPPPTGQASASSSSASSTHHHHHHHHHGHSHGGLGVLPDGQSKLQALHAQYCQGPGPAPPPYLPPQQPPLPPPPQQPPPLPQLGSIPPPPASAPPVGPHRHFHAHGPVPGPQHYTLGRPGRAPRRGAGGHPQFAPHGRHPLHQPTSPLPLYSPAPQHPPAHKQGPKHFIFSHHPQMMPAAGATGGPGSRPPGGSYSHPHHPQSPLSPHSPIPPHPSYPPLPPPSPHTPHSPLPPTSPHGPLHASGPPGTANPPSANPKAKPSRISTVV; encoded by the exons TGTGGAGGGTGATGCCCCAGGCAGTGACCTGAGCACAGCGGTTGATAGTCCTGGGAGCCAACCCCCCTACCGGCTGAGCCAGATGCCCCCCACCAGCAGCCACATGGGGGGCCCCCCAACTGGGGTGGGCCTTCCCTGGGCTCAGCGAGCTCGCCTCCAGCCAGCCAGTGTCGCCCTGAGgaagcaagaggaggaggagataaAGCGCTCCAAGGCCCTATCGGACAGCTACGAACTCTCCACGGACCTGCAGGACAAGAAG GTGGAAATGCTGGAGAGGAAGTATGGGGGCTCCTTCCTGAGCCGCAGGGCCGCCAGGACCATCCAGACAGCCTTTCGCCAGTACCGCATGAACAAGAACTTTGAGCGGCTCCGCAGCTCGGCTTCAGAAAGCCGCATGTCCCGCCGCATCATTCTTTCCAATATGCGGATGCAGTTCTCCTTTGAGGAGTATGAGAAGGCACAGAACCCCGCGTACTTCGAGGGCAAGCCTGCCTCGCTGGACGAGGGTGCCATGGCTGGTGCCCGGAGCCACCGGCTTGAACGAGGGCTCCCATATGGAGGCTCCTGTGGAGGGGGCATCGATGGTGGGGGAAGCTCTGTCACCACATCTGGAGAGTTTTCCAATGACATCACAGAGCTCGAAGACTCCTTCTCCAAACAG GTAAAGTCTCTGGCTGAGTCCATTGATGAGGCCCTGAACTGCCACCCATCAGGGCCCATGTCTGAGGAGCCAGGGTCAGCCCAACTGGAGAAGCGAGAGTCAAAGGAACAGCAAGAGGACAGCTCAGCCACGTCCTTCAGTGACCTTCCCCTCTACTTGGATGACCCAGTTCCCCCACCATCCCCTGAGCGactgcctagcacagagcccccaccccagggccggCCTGAGTTCTGGGcgccagcccctctcccaccagTTCCTCCACCAGTGCCACCAGGGACCCGGGAAGACGGTGCCCGTGAGGAAGGCACTCGCAGGGGTCCTGGGTGCTTGGAGTGCCGGGATTTCCGGCTGCGGGCCGCCCACCTTCCCCTGCTTACCATTGAGCCTCCTAGTGACAGCTCCGTGGACCTGAGTGACCGCTCAGATCGCGGGTCTGTCCACCGCCAGCTGGTGTATGAGGCTGATGGCTGCAGCCCCCATGGGACCCTGAAGCACAAGGGGCCACCAGGCAGGGCCCCAATCCCACACCGCCACTACCCAGCCCCAGagggcccagccccagccccgccaGGGCCCCTGCCACCAGCCCCCAACAGTGGCACTGGGCCCAGTGGTGTGGCTGGGGGTCGGAGGTTGGGGAAGTGCGAGGCAGCAGGCGAGAACTCTGATGGTGGAGATAATGAGAGCCTGGAGAGCTCCAGCAATTCCAATGAGACCATCAACTGCAGCTCTGGCTCCTCTTCGAGGGACAGCCTGAGAGAGCCTCCAGCCACAGGCCTGTGCAAGCAGACTTACCAGCGGGAGACGAGGCACAGCTGGGACTCACCAGCCTTTAACAACGACGTGGTGCAGAGGCGGCACTACCGAATTGGCCTCAACCTCTTCAACAA GAAGCCAGAGAAGGGTATCCAGTATCTGATCGAGCGGGGCTTCCTGTCAGACACACCGGTGGGAGTGGCTCACTTTATCCTGGAACGGAAAGGCCTGAGCCGGCAGATGATAGGGGAATTCCTAGGGAACCGGCAGAAGCAGTTCAACAGAGATGTGTTGGA CTGTGTGGTGGATGAGATGGACTTCTCCTCCATGGATTTGGATGATGCACTCCGGAAGTTCCAATCCCATATCCGGGTCCAAGGCGAGGCCCAGAAAGTGGAGCGACTTATCGAAGCCTTCAG CCAGCGGTATTGTGTCTGTAACCCAGCCCTTGTGCGCCAGTTCCGGAACCCAGACACCATCTTCATCCTTGCTTTTGCTATCATCCTCCTCAATACCGACATGTACAGTCCCAGCGTCAAGGCTGAACGCAAGATGAAACTAGATGACTTCATCAAGAACCTGAGAG GGGTTGACAACGGTGAAGACATCCCCCGAGACCTCTTGGTGGGCATCTACCAGCGAATCCAGGGGCGTGAACTGCGGACCAATGATGACCATGTGTCCCAGGTGCAGGCCGTGGAGCGCATGATTGTTGGCAAGAAACCG GTCTTGTCTCTTCCTCACCGTCGACTGGTTTGCTGCTGTCAACTCTACGAGGTGCCAGATCCAAACCGCCCCCAGAGGCTAGGGTTGCATCAGCGGGAAGTCTTTCTCTTCAACGATCTCCTCGTG GTCACCAAAattttccagaagaagaagatcTTGGTGACGTACAGCTTCCGTCAGTCCTTTCCTCTGGTGGAAATGCACATGCAGCTCTTCCAGAATTCAT aCTACCAGTTTGGGATCAAGTTGCTGTCTGCAGTACCTGGCGGGGAGCGCAAAGTCCTCATCATCTTCAAtgcccccagcctccaggaccgGCTGCGCTTCACATCTGACTTGCGTGAGTCCATTGCCGAGGTGCAGGAGATGGAGAAATACCGCGTGGAGT CGGAGCTAGAGAAGCAGAAAGGTATGATGCGGCCTAATGCCTCACAGCCCGGAGGGGCCAAGGACTCAGTGAATGGCACGCTGGCCCGCAGCAGCCTGGAGGACACATATGGGGCAGGCGATGGGCTCAAACGGGGCGCACTCAGCAGTTCTCTGCGAGACCTCTCCGATGCAG GGAAGCGGGGGCGGCGTAACAGCGTGGGATCGCTGGACAGCACCATCGAA GGGTCTGTTATTAGCAGTCCACGCCCTCACCAGAGGATGccacctccgcccccacccccgccgccagAGGAGTACAAGAGCCAGAGACCGGTCTCCAACTCCTCATCTTTCCTGGGCTCCCTGTTTGGAAGCAAGCGGGGCAAGGGGCCCTTCCAGATGCCACCACCGCCAACAGGCCAGGCTTCTGCTTCCTCTTCATCTGCTTCttccacccaccaccaccaccaccaccaccaccatggtcACAGCCACGGTGGCCTGGGGGTGCTGCCTGATGGGCAGTccaagctccaggccctgcaTGCCCAGTATTGCCAAGgaccaggccccgccccgccaccctacctcccaccccagcaaccccctctccccccacctcctcagcagcccccgcccctgccccagctgGGTTCCATTCCACCACCTCCCGCCTCAGCCCCACCTGTGGGGCCACACCGCCACTTCCATGCCCATGGCCCAGTCCCAGGCCCCCAGCACTATACTTTGGGCCGGCCAGGCAGGGCTCCTAGACGGGGGGCTGGAGGACACCCTCAGTTTGCTCCACATGGCCGCCACCCCCTGCACCAGCCCACATCCCCATTGCCCCTGTACAGTCCTGCCCCCCAGCACCCTCCAGCCCACAAACAGGGCCCCAAGCACTTCATCTTCAGCCACCACCCACAGATGATGCCAGCAGCAGGGGCCACAGGGGGCCCTGGATCCCGGCCACCAGGAGGCTCCTATTCCCACCCTCACCACCCCCAGTCACCCTTGTCACCGCACTCACCCATTCCACCCCACCCTTcctacccacccctgccccccccctcaccccataCCCCACACTCAcccctgccacccacctccccccatgGCCCGCTGCACGCCTCTGGGCCCCCTGGCACAGCCAACCCACCCAGTGCAAACCCCAAGGCCAAGCCAAGCCGGATCAGCACCGTAGTCTGA